A genomic window from Pannonibacter sp. XCT-53 includes:
- the tolB gene encoding Tol-Pal system beta propeller repeat protein TolB yields MAGCFFALASLAPVAPAQALIEIDITQGTVEPLPIALPDFAPEGADAQLARELTAVIANNLRRSGLFRPLDPASYIEKGITANTSPRFGDWRTIGAQALVAGSLARQADGRLRAEFRLWDVFAGEQMLGQQFFTTQENWRRLAHIISDAIYERLTGEKGYFDTRIVYVDESGPKSRRVKRLAIMDQDGANVRYLTRGEDLVLTPRFSPTTQEITYMAYTGTDPSVFLLNIETGQREIVGNFPGMTFAPRFSPDGQRVVMSLQQGGNANIFVMDLRSRATTRLTNTPAIDTSPSYSPDGSQIVFESDRGGTQQLYVMGADGSNPQRISFGPGRYSTPVWSPRGDLIAFTKQYQGRFMIGVMRPDGKGERILTEGFHNEGPAWAPNGRVLTFFRDSPGANGGPQVWTVDLTGHNELKIDTPGFGSDPSWSPLID; encoded by the coding sequence ATGGCCGGCTGCTTCTTCGCCCTCGCGAGCCTTGCGCCCGTCGCACCGGCCCAGGCCCTGATCGAGATCGACATCACCCAGGGCACCGTCGAGCCGCTGCCGATCGCGCTGCCCGATTTTGCCCCGGAAGGCGCCGATGCCCAGCTCGCCCGCGAGCTGACCGCCGTGATTGCCAACAACCTGCGCCGTTCGGGCCTGTTCCGTCCGCTGGATCCGGCCAGCTACATCGAGAAGGGCATCACCGCCAACACCTCGCCGCGCTTCGGCGACTGGCGCACGATCGGGGCCCAGGCTCTCGTGGCCGGCTCGCTTGCCCGGCAGGCTGACGGGCGCCTGCGCGCCGAGTTCCGCCTGTGGGACGTGTTCGCCGGCGAGCAGATGCTCGGCCAGCAGTTCTTCACCACCCAGGAGAACTGGCGCCGGCTGGCGCACATCATCTCCGACGCGATCTACGAGCGTCTGACCGGTGAAAAGGGCTATTTCGACACGCGCATCGTCTATGTCGACGAGAGCGGGCCGAAGAGCCGGCGCGTCAAGCGTCTGGCGATCATGGACCAGGATGGCGCGAATGTCCGCTATCTGACCCGGGGCGAGGACCTGGTGCTGACCCCGCGCTTCTCGCCGACGACGCAGGAAATCACCTACATGGCCTACACCGGGACCGATCCCAGCGTGTTCCTGCTCAACATCGAGACAGGCCAGCGCGAGATCGTCGGCAACTTCCCCGGCATGACCTTCGCGCCGCGGTTCTCGCCGGATGGCCAGCGCGTCGTGATGAGCCTGCAGCAGGGCGGCAACGCGAACATCTTCGTGATGGACCTGCGCTCGCGCGCCACCACGCGCCTGACCAACACGCCGGCAATCGACACCAGCCCGTCCTATTCGCCGGACGGCTCGCAGATCGTGTTCGAGTCCGACCGGGGCGGCACGCAGCAGCTCTACGTCATGGGCGCGGACGGCTCCAACCCGCAGCGCATCAGCTTCGGTCCGGGCCGTTACTCGACGCCGGTCTGGTCGCCGCGCGGTGACCTCATCGCCTTCACCAAGCAGTATCAGGGCCGCTTCATGATCGGCGTGATGCGGCCGGACGGGAAGGGCGAGCGCATCCTGACCGAAGGCTTCCACAACGAGGGGCCGGCCTGGGCGCCGAACGGCCGCGTCCTGACGTTCTTCCGCGACTCTCCGGGCGCCAACGGCGGTCCGCAGGTCTGGACGGTGGACCTGACCGGTCACAATGAATTGAAGATCGACACGCCGGGCTTCGGCTCGGACCCGTCCTGGTCGCCGCTGATCGACTGA
- the pal gene encoding peptidoglycan-associated lipoprotein Pal has translation MLNSGVMARGARFAAVVGFALTLAACAQTKPDGLDGNAAATPGSSQDFVVNVGDRIFFEEDQSTINSQARATLDKQAQWLNTYGKYMVTIEGHADERGTRQYNLALGARRATAARDYLVSRGVATNRLRTISYGKERPVAVCNDDSCWSQNRRAVTVLNTAGS, from the coding sequence ATGTTGAATTCGGGTGTGATGGCACGTGGGGCCCGCTTTGCGGCCGTTGTCGGTTTTGCCCTGACGCTTGCCGCTTGTGCGCAGACCAAGCCGGATGGCCTTGATGGCAACGCGGCGGCGACGCCGGGCTCCAGCCAGGACTTCGTGGTCAATGTCGGCGACCGTATCTTCTTCGAGGAAGACCAGTCCACGATCAACAGCCAGGCCCGTGCCACGCTGGACAAGCAGGCGCAGTGGCTGAATACCTACGGCAAGTACATGGTCACGATCGAAGGCCATGCCGACGAGCGCGGCACGCGCCAGTACAACCTTGCCCTCGGCGCTCGCCGCGCCACTGCGGCCCGCGATTACCTCGTGTCGCGCGGTGTCGCCACCAACCGCCTGCGCACCATCTCCTACGGCAAGGAGCGCCCGGTCGCCGTCTGCAACGACGACAGCTGCTGGTCGCAGAACCGCCGTGCGGTGACCGTGCTGAACACCGCCGGTTCCTGA
- the ybgF gene encoding tol-pal system protein YbgF: MVSAVAPQANAQLFGGSSGSADAQVRLNDMEEQMRRLNGQIEQLTFQMRELQDQLRRMQEDNEYRFQQLESAPKPGKRSDVAPAVQPQASTQTAQGTLPAAGQGAATGGLAPAAGTLGQLPASQVPAGSDAGLPSGGPLDLSALARGQTAVVDPSAAGSRALTPPGVASPGLPASGQIASLGMTGDPRTDYDAAYSHALNGDYVAAEQSFRAFLDAYPKSDLVPNAQYWLGESLYAQQDYRGAADAFLKTYTQYPNTAKGPDSLLKLGQSLNGLGEATAACATFSELLAKYPNAPKAVRDQARAEAQRASCS, encoded by the coding sequence ATGGTGAGCGCTGTCGCGCCCCAGGCAAATGCCCAGCTCTTTGGCGGGAGCAGCGGAAGCGCAGACGCACAGGTCCGCCTGAATGACATGGAAGAGCAGATGCGGCGCCTCAACGGGCAGATCGAGCAGCTGACCTTCCAGATGCGCGAGCTGCAGGACCAGCTTCGCCGCATGCAGGAAGACAACGAGTATCGCTTCCAGCAGCTCGAGAGCGCGCCGAAGCCCGGAAAACGGTCCGACGTGGCGCCTGCGGTTCAACCGCAGGCATCCACCCAGACCGCGCAGGGGACGCTGCCTGCCGCCGGCCAGGGTGCCGCAACCGGCGGGCTTGCGCCTGCGGCCGGCACGCTTGGCCAGCTGCCGGCGAGCCAGGTTCCGGCCGGGTCCGATGCGGGGCTGCCGTCCGGCGGTCCGCTCGACCTCTCGGCGCTCGCCCGCGGCCAGACCGCCGTGGTCGATCCGTCTGCCGCCGGCTCGCGGGCGCTGACGCCTCCGGGGGTGGCCAGCCCCGGTCTTCCCGCCTCCGGGCAGATCGCCAGCCTCGGCATGACCGGGGATCCGCGCACCGATTATGACGCGGCCTATTCCCATGCGCTGAATGGCGATTATGTCGCGGCCGAACAGTCCTTCCGCGCCTTCCTCGACGCCTATCCGAAGAGCGACCTTGTTCCCAACGCCCAGTACTGGCTTGGCGAAAGCCTCTACGCGCAGCAGGATTACCGGGGGGCGGCGGACGCCTTCCTGAAGACCTACACGCAGTATCCGAACACGGCCAAGGGGCCGGACAGCCTTCTCAAGCTTGGCCAGTCGCTGAACGGCCTGGGCGAGGCAACCGCCGCCTGCGCCACCTTCTCCGAGCTGCTGGCGAAGTACCCGAACGCGCCGAAGGCGGTGCGTGACCAGGCCCGCGCCGAAGCCCAGCGTGCCAGCTGCTCCTGA
- the tilS gene encoding tRNA lysidine(34) synthetase TilS, which produces MPAAPDPQPARPLEADEADALLAPLAEFRRLALAVSGGPDSSCLLWLAAQWCARRRQAGQPAPEFHVLTVDHGLRAAAREEARHVVAFATRLGVPATVLTWQPPGLRSGVQAAARAARYRLMRDAMSDLGCEALVLGHHRDDQIETFLDRLTRGSGVFGLRAMSLDTPSGPEGLRLLRPLLDVPRLRLEATVRQAGLAVVDDPSNRAPEFKRVRLRRMAGHLASEGLDDDRLLATIRRMAGAAAALDAWATREIVARVVQHPAGPVALDPDGLPGLPEDVRLRLLGRLLRRVGGSETVPRFERLQRLDQRLGEPQPFTATLAGCVVDGAAGRIRIWREPGRRSAAAAAAALAPGARLLWDGRFHVSLADGAAPVRIEPAGHGSDATPAAGRAGFPASAFARAPLLRRADGDAAIVPGFAPLPEGVTVTPLDPSGM; this is translated from the coding sequence GTGCCAGCTGCTCCTGATCCGCAGCCCGCGCGGCCCCTTGAGGCCGACGAGGCCGATGCGCTGCTGGCCCCGCTTGCGGAGTTTCGCCGTCTGGCGCTGGCGGTGTCCGGTGGTCCTGATTCCAGTTGCCTGCTCTGGCTTGCAGCGCAGTGGTGCGCTCGCCGTCGGCAGGCCGGCCAGCCGGCGCCCGAATTTCACGTCCTGACTGTCGATCATGGCCTGCGTGCCGCAGCGCGCGAGGAGGCCCGGCACGTTGTGGCCTTCGCCACGCGGCTCGGAGTTCCGGCCACCGTCCTCACCTGGCAGCCCCCGGGGCTTCGGAGCGGCGTCCAGGCCGCCGCCCGGGCGGCGCGCTACCGCCTGATGCGCGACGCGATGTCCGACCTCGGCTGCGAGGCGCTCGTGCTCGGGCATCACCGGGATGACCAGATCGAGACCTTCCTTGACCGCCTGACCCGCGGCTCCGGTGTGTTCGGCCTGCGGGCCATGTCTCTCGACACGCCGTCGGGTCCGGAGGGGCTGCGGCTCCTGCGCCCGCTGCTCGACGTGCCCCGCCTGCGCCTGGAGGCCACGGTCCGGCAGGCCGGACTGGCCGTGGTCGACGATCCCTCCAACCGCGCGCCCGAGTTCAAGCGCGTCCGCCTGCGGCGGATGGCAGGGCACCTGGCCAGTGAAGGCCTGGACGACGACCGGCTGCTGGCCACCATCCGGCGGATGGCCGGGGCGGCCGCAGCCCTTGATGCCTGGGCAACACGGGAAATCGTCGCCCGTGTGGTCCAGCACCCCGCCGGCCCGGTGGCACTGGACCCGGACGGCCTGCCCGGATTGCCGGAAGACGTGCGGCTGCGGCTTCTCGGCCGCCTGCTGCGGCGGGTGGGGGGGAGCGAGACCGTGCCGCGCTTCGAGCGCCTGCAGCGTCTTGACCAGCGGCTCGGCGAACCGCAGCCCTTCACCGCCACCCTGGCCGGCTGCGTCGTCGACGGGGCGGCCGGCCGCATCCGGATCTGGCGCGAGCCCGGCCGCAGGTCGGCGGCGGCAGCGGCGGCGGCGCTGGCGCCCGGAGCCCGCCTGCTGTGGGACGGGCGCTTCCATGTCAGCCTCGCCGATGGCGCGGCGCCAGTCCGGATCGAGCCCGCCGGACATGGGTCGGATGCCACGCCGGCGGCCGGCCGGGCCGGGTTTCCGGCGTCAGCCTTCGCGCGTGCGCCTCTCCTGCGGCGCGCGGACGGGGACGCGGCCATCGTTCCCGGCTTCGCGCCGCTGCCCGAGGGGGTCACGGTCACGCCCCTCGACCCGTCGGGGATGTGA